A DNA window from Akkermansiaceae bacterium contains the following coding sequences:
- a CDS encoding transposase produces the protein MPLRDEPPDELKRLPAAWYRGHAWVHWTMTIDGRKRGWLDEAMHFRVRELLIHTCHRYALVCAGYCLMPDHGHFLLMGTSADSDQVAAVEFFRRGWNRLLRERDMKLQRQAFDHVLVESERNPQAFEDVLLYVFRNPERAGLVEAWEEWPFLGSVAAGYPDVDPRERKGWWARFWTIHNKETTRNKEMGR, from the coding sequence ATGCCCCTGCGTGACGAACCCCCGGATGAACTGAAGCGGCTGCCTGCGGCGTGGTATCGAGGGCACGCGTGGGTTCACTGGACAATGACCATCGATGGACGGAAGCGTGGATGGCTGGATGAGGCGATGCATTTCCGCGTGCGGGAACTGCTGATCCATACGTGCCACCGATACGCGCTGGTCTGTGCGGGTTATTGCCTGATGCCGGATCACGGGCATTTCCTCCTGATGGGGACGTCGGCGGACTCGGACCAGGTGGCGGCGGTGGAGTTTTTCCGCAGGGGATGGAACCGATTGCTGCGGGAGCGGGATATGAAACTCCAGAGACAGGCATTCGACCACGTGCTGGTGGAGAGTGAGAGAAATCCGCAGGCGTTCGAGGATGTGCTGCTTTATGTTTTCAGGAATCCGGAGCGGGCGGGTTTGGTGGAAGCGTGGGAAGAGTGGCCTTTCCTCGGTTCGGTCGCGGCAGGGTATCCGGATGTGGACCCACGCGAAAGGAAGGGCTGGTGGGCGAGGTTCTGGACGATCCATAACAAGGAGACGACGCGGAATAAGGAGATGGGTCGGTAG
- a CDS encoding Gfo/Idh/MocA family oxidoreductase, translating to MIRYNVGLVGYGWVASAHIPAINASTQARVTGLYSSRPHDEKELAARHGHPIRTYATYADMLADPDIHVISICSFAGLHAEQAIAAAHAGKHVILEKPIALNWIDCLRIGAAFEENNTKACVCFNGRFSGQFTTIKAVIDQCLLGDLHYAEVDYYHGIGPWYGQFEWNAKANGGGSALLTAGCHAVDAMLLCMGGDVASVTSMSTRSRSPIFAPYEYDTSSVTLVKFRDGRVAKCSAIVDCLQPYYFHTHLCGSEGSLLDNQFHSMKLHTDKSRWSNLAMTMIGSGDVHDHPFQRQFQAFFDALDRGQHMPLTDFATALHTHRIVFAADESARTGMPVATER from the coding sequence ATGATCAGATACAACGTCGGACTCGTCGGATACGGCTGGGTCGCCTCCGCCCACATCCCCGCCATCAATGCCAGCACCCAGGCCCGTGTCACCGGCCTCTACTCATCGCGCCCGCACGATGAAAAGGAACTGGCAGCCCGCCACGGCCACCCCATCCGCACCTACGCCACCTACGCGGACATGCTCGCGGATCCTGACATCCACGTCATCTCCATCTGCAGCTTCGCCGGTCTCCACGCGGAGCAAGCCATCGCCGCCGCCCATGCCGGAAAGCATGTCATCCTGGAAAAACCCATCGCCCTCAACTGGATCGACTGCCTGCGCATCGGCGCCGCATTTGAAGAGAACAACACCAAAGCCTGCGTCTGCTTCAACGGCCGCTTCTCCGGGCAGTTCACCACCATCAAGGCCGTCATCGACCAATGCCTCCTCGGTGACCTCCACTACGCCGAGGTCGACTACTACCACGGCATCGGCCCGTGGTACGGCCAGTTCGAGTGGAATGCGAAGGCCAATGGCGGAGGCAGCGCCCTCCTCACCGCCGGCTGCCATGCCGTCGATGCCATGCTCCTCTGCATGGGCGGCGACGTCGCCTCCGTCACCAGCATGTCCACCCGCTCCCGCAGCCCCATCTTCGCCCCCTACGAATACGACACCAGCAGCGTCACCCTCGTGAAATTCCGCGACGGTCGTGTCGCCAAATGCTCCGCCATCGTCGATTGCCTCCAGCCCTATTATTTCCACACCCACCTCTGCGGCAGCGAGGGCAGCCTGCTCGACAACCAGTTCCATTCCATGAAGCTCCACACCGACAAGTCCCGGTGGAGCAACCTCGCCATGACCATGATCGGTTCCGGCGACGTCCACGACCACCCCTTCCAGCGCCAGTTCCAGGCCTTCTTCGACGCCCTCGACCGCGGCCAGCACATGCCCCTCACCGATTTCGCCACCGCCCTCCACACCCACCGCATCGTCTTCGCCGCCGACGAATCCGCCCGTACCGGTATGCCCGTCGCCACCGAAAGGTAG
- a CDS encoding helix-turn-helix domain-containing protein: MIPRTTKPVHEQLECSDGTEWVSCKRIRGDDFGCIWHFHPELEITLVLSGGSCRRVGDKIENLHEGDLTFLGSNLPHDYRNDRIPGTRFRPVDALNIQFHPDFMGTRWSSQGDTAPLQRLLHQAADGFRILGPTRDRIQAAMLKMTGVSSLRRMILLLEILEDLSTSPDLETISSYGFTPEVVHSDGETMSAICNFIQDHIGSPIYLSDIARHLRMSEITFSRYFRSRTGKTFPTYLNEIRISRVCRLLAETDKPVGEIAWDCGFDSIANFQRQFKRIQGCTPKAYRHRIAGLHAPAAGPVGTVLLNP, translated from the coding sequence ATGATCCCACGCACCACCAAGCCAGTCCACGAACAGCTCGAATGCTCAGACGGCACCGAATGGGTCTCCTGCAAGCGCATCCGCGGGGATGACTTCGGCTGCATCTGGCACTTCCACCCGGAGCTGGAGATCACCCTTGTCCTTTCCGGCGGGAGCTGCCGCCGTGTCGGTGACAAGATCGAGAACCTCCACGAAGGCGACCTCACCTTCCTCGGCTCCAACCTCCCGCACGACTACCGCAACGACCGCATCCCCGGCACCAGGTTCCGCCCTGTCGATGCCCTCAACATCCAGTTCCACCCCGACTTCATGGGCACCCGCTGGTCCTCCCAGGGCGACACCGCCCCCCTCCAGCGCCTCCTCCACCAGGCCGCCGACGGCTTCCGCATCCTCGGCCCCACGCGCGACCGCATCCAGGCCGCCATGCTGAAAATGACCGGCGTTTCCTCCCTCCGCCGCATGATCCTCCTGCTCGAAATCCTGGAAGATCTCTCCACCTCGCCCGATCTCGAAACCATCTCCTCCTACGGCTTCACCCCGGAGGTCGTCCACTCCGACGGCGAGACCATGTCCGCCATCTGCAACTTCATCCAGGACCACATCGGCAGCCCCATCTACCTCTCCGACATCGCCCGTCACCTGCGCATGAGCGAGATCACCTTCAGCCGCTACTTCCGCTCCCGCACCGGCAAAACCTTCCCCACCTACCTCAACGAAATCCGCATCTCCCGCGTCTGCCGCCTCCTTGCGGAGACCGACAAGCCCGTCGGCGAGATCGCCTGGGACTGCGGTTTCGACTCCATCGCCAACTTCCAGCGCCAGTTCAAGCGCATCCAGGGCTGCACGCCCAAGGCCTACCGCCACCGCATCGCCGGACTCCATGCACCCGCCGCCGGACCCGTCGGCACCGTCCTCCTCAACCCATGA
- a CDS encoding PIG-L family deacetylase, producing MSRQTAIAIAAHPDDIEFKMCGTLLLLRRAGWNIHCFNLATGNGGSTLYDSARTTEIRAEEARDAARLISATWHPPITDDMEIIYGSALLRKVAAVIREVRPAIVLTHPLQDYMEDHMETARLAVSAAFTHTIANYVTDPPLPSYPDDIAVYHCMPHGACDPIRRPVIPSAWVDTTSVHRQSMKALACHRSQREWLDATQGMDDYLQSMEDHARHMGRLSGAFDLAEGWWRHQHDGFSRHDTDPLANALGPAYLPNPHFRGCGVPPQWSAAT from the coding sequence ATGAGCCGTCAGACAGCCATCGCCATCGCCGCCCATCCGGACGACATCGAGTTCAAGATGTGCGGCACCCTCCTCCTGCTCCGCCGGGCAGGATGGAACATCCATTGCTTCAACCTCGCCACCGGAAATGGCGGCAGCACCCTGTATGATTCCGCGCGCACCACGGAGATCCGCGCGGAGGAGGCCCGGGACGCCGCCCGCCTCATCAGCGCCACATGGCACCCGCCCATCACGGATGACATGGAGATCATCTACGGCAGCGCCTTGCTGCGGAAAGTCGCCGCCGTCATCCGGGAGGTGCGGCCCGCCATCGTCCTCACCCATCCGTTGCAGGACTACATGGAGGACCACATGGAGACCGCGCGGCTCGCCGTGTCCGCCGCCTTCACCCACACCATCGCCAACTACGTCACCGATCCACCGCTGCCGTCGTATCCGGATGACATCGCCGTCTATCACTGCATGCCCCACGGCGCGTGCGATCCCATCCGGCGGCCCGTCATCCCCAGCGCCTGGGTGGACACCACCAGCGTCCACCGCCAGTCCATGAAGGCGCTCGCCTGCCACCGCAGCCAGCGCGAGTGGCTGGACGCCACCCAAGGCATGGACGACTACCTCCAGTCCATGGAAGACCACGCCCGCCACATGGGCCGCCTTTCCGGGGCATTCGACCTCGCCGAAGGCTGGTGGCGCCACCAGCACGACGGCTTCTCCCGCCACGACACCGACCCCCTCGCCAACGCCCTCGGACCCGCCTACCTCCCCAACCCCCACTTCCGTGGCTGCGGCGTCCCGCCGCAATGGAGCGCAGCGACATAG